AATATACAACTTTGTAAAACCCAATTTACTGAAAACAGTCATAAACTGTTAAGACCAAACTGATTGTAACTATCACTTTACTACAAAACTTTAATTAAGTCTAAAATATACTATTCATTGTCTGAGTTTGTCAAAATACCTCtaaaaaattcttttaaattgataaacacttttcataattacataataaatcaacaaatcaccatggtaactaagTAACAATACCAATTTCATTAATCACTATGAAAAACAATCATTTATTGAATAAAGTCCATTTAATCCAATTTAACAATTAAACCTATTAAATTTTAAGATTTCAAGAGAGAAATTCTGAAAGTTTTACAAACACTACAATTTAGGAGgtctatatatttatgtattgtacAAATGCAAATCTACATCAATACTACAGTACTGTACAATTTAAAAGTACCTGAATTCTGTTGGTTTTGCAAAAAATGGATATGTCTTGTGCCtgtttatttttaatcattttttttttaatttttgaaagaatTATTGCAAAGGGGCAAAAGTTTTGTTACAGACAACAATGCAATGACAATATAGTATGAAGCCAACAAAATGTGCCAGCATGTAACACAACTTATTAATTTCCTTAATTTAACATCATCAGAAACCAAAAAGGTAGGAATAACCAAGATTTCAGCAGTGCAACACTAGGAAGAGACATTTTTCAATGTAGGCTTCACTATCCAACAAAACATTCATTGTCTATTTTGACATTCACTTCCAGTCATCAGTTAATTTCTGGTAGTGACATAATACTTTTTTGTCATTGAGGCAGAACCCTGAATGAAATGTGACTTTAAGTCATATGTAACTTGTACACCAATTGTAGGTTTTATcttacatacataaaacaactgtcaatcaattaCATATATGGGCATAAACATATAGATACAAGGTAATGAACACAGGGGAAGgcagttgatttttttttctaccaTCCATGTAGGTTGGTATGCCTATGACATAAcgttttgatgtttttgtttacattattgGTGTTCTTTCAAATGAACAACAGAAATCAATTTTTCCCTATGAAAATCTATTTCTAACATACCAGAAaggagaaataaataaaagagtgagtgaatgggtgggtgggtgagtgagtgagtgagtgtagtAAACTTTTGTATCAAAGTTGTACCCGCTGAAATTTTCAACTAAGGCTTCAGTCTGTGTTAACAGGAAGACCCATTATTCATTTCACATGATGATGCAAAATTACCTCTCATAGAGCACTTCATCATTAATGATTTAGCCAGCTACAAGAGTGGTAATCATGTTCAACTAAAAACTACCCAGAAAGTAAGTCTATAAAAATCTTTTTATTGTGCAAGGCATTTCAGGACTGGCAAACTAGTCACTTCCTTTTGGCAATACCAGATGTTTTGTTCTTGTCAAACCAAGAATTAAGTTTAGGATAAACGACCCTGTATGAAAGATACCATGTACTAAGTGCTACAACAACTGCTATAATCTTATGATGCCATACATGGAAGTAGATCTGTGTACATAGCAACATGAACTCCCATAATACAACTAGTAATACCACTACAACAAACATGAAATCTAAGAAATACTGTAGAAGTGTTTTCCTTCGTTTGCCCTGCTTGGCTAAACGTAGGTAAGTATTCAACTCTTCATAAATAATCAAAGCGCAGTGTATAAGAAGGAAGGTGTGTCCTGAAATATCATATCCATCCCATTCTAGTCCTGCTTTCACACACGGTCTTTTGACTGTGAAATTCTGTCCACCTGGACCTATACACTGTCCTGTTATATCCTCAATCCAGAAGAAAGTACCGATCACGACATACCATATTGCAGTGCCACCTACGACGAGACGTGAACAATCCCAGATTACTTGTTGTAGGTTGGCTTTGCGTATAGTGTAGCTTGCAGGCAATATGAACATGAAAACTATTCCTAAGGTCCAACCCCAAGACAACTTAACAAAGAATTGATTGAAGAAGTTTTTCTTCTCTGCAAAATATGTTTCTGGTGGTTCGATCACCTCATGGACGATACTCCCCGCGATTACGACCAGTACGTATAGAAACACTCTTTTTGGTATATCCAATGCTGTTACGTACCGTTGGGCGAGCTTCAGTCGTTGTACGTAGGCAATAGGCGAAAAACTCTGTTCTCTTCCATCCCTTCTATAATTCATAGGTTTGGTTGCTGTAAGAATATTGTTGGTGTGAGACGATGTCTGGTCGGATTTCGACATCTCGGTTTCCCGTTCTTCACGTTCTACGGTGTTTGGTGGGGATTTCTGGGGTGGTTGTTTGTTCTGGGTTGCGTTCCTTCTACctggacttttacttttttTGCGACTTCGAGTACCCGTCATGACAGAACTACTGGGTGCTTCGTCACTGGTACTGACCTTCTGCCTTCTTTGCGGTGATCTTGAAGTTGATGATGACGAAGATTTCGTCGATGATGCAATGTTACCGACTACGGACACGTCGACACCTTTGTCCCTTCCACTTCGGTTTATACTGCGGCTACGTTTTGGTGATCTGGGTGGCGTTGAACGTGTTGTCGCGTTTCTGATTTGCTCATCAGCAAGATTTCTAACTGCTGAATCACCTTTAGTTTGTTCCGCATTCACAATATCTCCTGAGGTTAGTAAACTACGTCTTTGCCTGGCTTTCGACCTGGTTTCCATCTCACGAGAGAGCAACAtgtaatgaaaagaaataacaaacaaacaacatcgGACTGTTGCGCCCCCAACCACCTATTTAGTGAGTTTCTTatgtttttattacaattattattgaGTCATGGAGAAACATGATAAGGAGTGCACCAgtgaaatatgaacaaaatattcaagAATCAGTGAATTTGATGTGATTAATCGTTGTTTTGACCAGTGATGGATAAAAGAAAATTGATGCAGAAGTGAAAAATGTCAATCCATCATTTAAagctctctcactctcactctctctctacATCTACATTCTAGGATAATTCGTgaatctctctatctatctctatctctctctctctctctcaggtgACATTAATGCATCAATTATTAATCGACCCAACTTGACTTTTAAAAGTAAACACAACAATATATGTTTAGacctttacaaaaaaaaattctgaaagaAATCAGGCAACAATTTTTATGAGACACCTTGTCGTACGTTAGGACTATGATATCTGGTGTGTAGATGGATACAAAGAATAACGAATTTtatgatgaaaacaaatcaGCCATGTATATCTTTAGCAAAACATCACGAAGCTTCCCTATATTTCCCACCAGGCTTTCTAATACTTTGGACAAATCGTTGGTGTAGTTAGAATAACAACGTAGACGTGTTTTACATTGCTTGGagatttgtgtacatgtacatgtcattgacTTTCAAAGGTTGACATCGTATTAGGTCATTCATCCATCCAGACGTTCAGTCACCATGGCAATGTATTTGGTCACTCATCCATCCAGACGTTCAGTCACCATGGCATCGTATCACGTCACTCATCCATCCAGACGTTCAGTCACCATGGCAATGTTACAGTTTGCGTGAGGTAAATAACTTTCGTGTTATCGatttttcttgaacaaaatatTAAGTTACGTATATGAAAATCTTTGATGTCTACGACTTATACTACTCGGAAACTGTAAGATGGTTCCCCACCCTTTGATTGGTCAATCACCCCTGTCAGTAACTCTCCGGACTTTGGCTCCGCCTTACCGAAGTGctgtataaatattaatataatagaAGAAATAATCAAAAGTTTTATATATgccatatacaaaatatacattgtaatatacattattacaatCCTAAGTATTTGATACTTTCATAACTGAAGTTGTTTTCTCATCCAATTTGATAACTTCTGCAGTTTTGACGTTGACATCGAGGCTCATTTTGCTACCGCCTTGTGGACCAAGCCACCGATGGGCTAAATATAGAGATTTCAGCTTTCGGCTTTTTTGAGTGTTCGAAGACAGGTCCATTTCAGAAGAAGACCTTTGTTGATTTCGTTTGACAGTGTCAATATCTGTGGATTTATGTTGTAGACCAGTTGTTATCCTAGTCTCGTCAACTAAATAACTATCGGAGTAGAAACGAGACATGGATGGTGTTGGAATGGTTGTCCACCACGCATGCGTATTACTTTCACAACCGTCACTTAGATTTCCATCTGATTTCTGGATACTAGTAGTCCTTGATTGTCCTCTGTTGTTGTTAAGACTCCTACTCCGGTCGCGAGATGTCGTCGTGGTTGCGTATTGTGTCCTTCCGTGCCTTACATCACCACCTAAACTAGTCTTATCGGCAGTTTTCTTAGTCCGTGTTAAAATCATATCATTGTTGAAACTTGCCCTTCCCGCTACACCTTCATATGACAAAGCTGTAACACGTGGCAGGACGATAGGACTACTTTTTAGTAGAGTTCTTGGTTGTGTTGCTCCATCAGAGATTCTAGAAGAAGAACCCGTTGTTTTCCCTCTTTCCAAATTGTCCACCTTTCTCCTTAAAATTCGTCGTTTTCGTTCACCCGTGCCAGGCTGAAGCCCATAGACAGCCGCGTTGTGTTCAACATCACCGAAATTTTGTCTGACGACACCTGACATTGAATTTGGGCGTACTAATGTGCTCCCGATAGCAATATTTCTCTCAAATTGGCTCCTCCTTGAATTGCCATCAGTAACCATCGACGACCGACTAGTGCCATCGTCAGTGGTCGTGTCAACATCATTCATACCTCTGGCGAAGTGCTGATGATAGAACTCGTAGGGCGCTACAGCGTAGGGGTAGTTATAATCATCACATCGGTAGTCATCCTCCACCAGGTCCGTGTGTCTTTTCACAAGTCTTCGTTTAATATCCTTCTCTTCGCCACGACGACAACAGCAATAATAACAGCAACAATAGACGAAAACGATGATCGCAAGGAGTATCAAGAGAAGTAAAAGTATTAAAAGTCCGCTTACAACTCCCTCACTGAGTCCAGTCAAGTCGGACAGACGATCTAGAATATTTCCACCTGTTAGAGACATGAGGAAAAAAATTAAGCTCGGTTTTCAACCGCATAAAGGTATTAACCACAACATACGGATATACGGATCGCATACGTacgcactcacgcacgcacgcacacacacacacagacagacagacagacagacagacagacagacagacacacacacacacacacacacacacacacagacagacagacaaacaaacaaacaaacaaacaaacaaacaaacaaacagattgtAAAAGTATTTTTGACAATTGCATGACAGACATCTTCTCACCTGAAGAACACATGTCGAGAGCTTCATCACTATTATCTGCACAGTTCTGAAAATCATCACAAATAAACTTTTCTGGTATGCACATGCCACCACTTTGACAACAGAAACGTGTCCTCCAATCATCGGACAATATCTCGTCTTGGACACCTGGTGGTTAAGTTTAAAGTCAAGTGAATATAAGAATTAGACGACGAATGACATTTTT
This portion of the Glandiceps talaboti chromosome 7, keGlaTala1.1, whole genome shotgun sequence genome encodes:
- the LOC144437789 gene encoding uncharacterized protein LOC144437789 encodes the protein METRSKARQRRSLLTSGDIVNAEQTKGDSAVRNLADEQIRNATTRSTPPRSPKRSRSINRSGRDKGVDVSVVGNIASSTKSSSSSTSRSPQRRQKVSTSDEAPSSSVMTGTRSRKKSKSPGRRNATQNKQPPQKSPPNTVEREERETEMSKSDQTSSHTNNILTATKPMNYRRDGREQSFSPIAYVQRLKLAQRYVTALDIPKRVFLYVLVVIAGSIVHEVIEPPETYFAEKKNFFNQFFVKLSWGWTLGIVFMFILPASYTIRKANLQQVIWDCSRLVVGGTAIWYVVIGTFFWIEDITGQCIGPGGQNFTVKRPCVKAGLEWDGYDISGHTFLLIHCALIIYEELNTYLRLAKQGKRRKTLLQYFLDFMFVVVVLLVVLWEFMLLCTQIYFHVWHHKIIAVVVALSTWYLSYRVVYPKLNSWFDKNKTSGIAKRK